The following are from one region of the Halobellus limi genome:
- a CDS encoding DUF447 domain-containing protein, protein MTDGEWPVELVGVVESVTSTRDPDGDWSVAALGLHAGDDHDPVDPVRARTWGQTRTRKNFERQGGCYVQFVRDPFVFVEAALDEVETDDPVLDAAMAWAEVDVTRIDTGESGGTQWVDWRLRPDRSAVERRRVPTTTRSLGAVLELTVAGSRLGVPEYDDDELRDRMAFFAEVAHTCGGPREREAVALVASLTDWNPQAQDLDLDPNLDLETATDAEPKHVDT, encoded by the coding sequence ATGACTGACGGCGAGTGGCCGGTGGAACTCGTCGGCGTCGTCGAGAGCGTGACCTCGACACGCGATCCGGACGGCGACTGGAGCGTCGCCGCGCTCGGCTTACACGCGGGCGACGACCACGATCCGGTCGATCCGGTTCGCGCGCGGACGTGGGGACAGACGAGGACGCGCAAGAACTTCGAGCGCCAGGGGGGCTGCTACGTCCAGTTCGTTCGCGATCCGTTCGTCTTCGTCGAGGCGGCCCTCGACGAGGTCGAGACCGACGACCCGGTCCTGGACGCTGCAATGGCGTGGGCCGAGGTCGACGTGACGCGGATCGACACGGGCGAATCCGGCGGCACGCAGTGGGTCGACTGGAGACTTCGGCCGGACCGCTCCGCCGTCGAACGGCGCCGCGTCCCGACGACGACTCGATCGCTCGGTGCGGTTCTGGAACTGACCGTCGCGGGGTCACGCCTGGGGGTTCCCGAATACGACGACGACGAGCTTCGCGACAGAATGGCGTTCTTCGCCGAGGTCGCACACACGTGCGGCGGGCCGAGAGAGCGGGAAGCCGTCGCACTCGTCGCGTCGCTCACCGACTGGAATCCCCAAGCGCAGGACCTGGACCTGGACCCGAATCTCGATCTCGAGACGGCGACCGACGCCGAGCCGAAACACGTCGATACATAG
- a CDS encoding beta-ribofuranosylaminobenzene 5'-phosphate synthase family protein, producing MTARVTGCARLHFGFQNLSPERERLFGGLGVALDRPRVVVEADPAADVRCTAAASVDDETVAAATRYAERAAALLEVDGARVIVERALPRHVGLGSGTQLALSTLAAVARAHGREPEIRKYAGRLGRGRRSGVGIAAFEGGGFVVDGGRPTEAYPVEGAADGVSSVPPVTVRRDVPEEWRFLLVFPDVPPGKSGNDEDASMRAVLRRADPAIADRLGATVAQRVLPALAEENVARFGAAVSTVDRLNGLWYADEQGDTHRPPVGRIIDELADSRGVFGVGQSSWGPAVYGVTTTTHADAAREAGTRALERTGVGGDVMIAAGRNRGAITDENKINRKN from the coding sequence ATGACTGCTCGGGTTACTGGCTGTGCCCGCCTCCATTTCGGGTTTCAGAACCTCTCTCCGGAGCGCGAGCGGCTCTTCGGCGGTCTGGGCGTGGCCCTGGATCGCCCGCGCGTCGTCGTCGAAGCCGACCCGGCCGCCGACGTGCGGTGCACCGCCGCGGCGTCGGTCGACGACGAGACCGTCGCCGCTGCGACGAGATACGCCGAGCGGGCCGCCGCGCTCCTCGAGGTCGACGGGGCGCGGGTGATCGTCGAACGGGCCCTGCCGAGACACGTCGGCCTCGGGTCGGGAACCCAGCTGGCGCTGAGTACGCTCGCAGCGGTCGCCCGTGCACACGGTCGAGAGCCGGAGATCCGGAAGTACGCGGGTCGCCTGGGCCGCGGCAGGCGGAGCGGCGTCGGGATCGCCGCCTTCGAAGGCGGCGGCTTCGTCGTCGACGGTGGCCGCCCCACCGAGGCGTATCCCGTAGAGGGCGCCGCCGACGGCGTCTCGTCCGTCCCTCCGGTCACCGTTCGGCGGGACGTCCCCGAAGAGTGGCGGTTTCTGCTCGTTTTCCCGGACGTGCCCCCCGGGAAGAGCGGGAACGACGAAGACGCGAGTATGCGCGCGGTGCTCCGTCGGGCGGACCCAGCGATCGCCGACCGGCTCGGGGCCACGGTCGCACAGCGAGTGTTGCCCGCGCTGGCGGAGGAGAACGTCGCGAGGTTCGGGGCGGCCGTGTCGACCGTCGATCGCCTCAACGGGCTGTGGTACGCCGACGAACAGGGTGACACGCACCGTCCGCCGGTCGGTCGTATCATCGACGAATTAGCCGACTCCCGGGGGGTCTTCGGCGTCGGCCAGTCCTCGTGGGGGCCTGCCGTGTACGGAGTGACGACCACGACGCACGCCGACGCGGCGCGCGAGGCCGGTACCCGCGCCCTCGAACGGACGGGTGTCGGCGGCGACGTGATGATCGCCGCCGGTCGGAACCGCGGCGCAATTACTGATGAGAATAAAATAAACAGAAAGAATTAA
- a CDS encoding 5-methyltetrahydropteroyltriglutamate--homocysteine methyltransferase, protein MSRVATTVGLYPLPDWAKDELSELKGHQKEDLISGDEGAAVAETYDRACAEAIERQREADLDRIVGGQLRWDDMLGYPLAVHDAVETGGIVRYYDNNNFYRELVVDGELTFDGTLADELRGVTSRTDGTPVQAVLPGPYSLADLAVDEHYGDDRAFLAGVAEFLAAEGEAFPDVETVFLLEPSLAVNPPTGEETPVETDDVTDALSTVAEAFEAEVVVHTYWGALSADVYTAALDAAVDGLGYDLVNAGEEALATASEHGTPDTVALGVVDGQNTRVESLQEIDDRVSRFEDVASPERTYLTPNTELFYLPVTSADAKLDVLGRAANVSEVEL, encoded by the coding sequence ATGTCGCGCGTAGCCACGACGGTAGGACTGTATCCGCTCCCCGACTGGGCGAAAGACGAGCTCTCGGAACTGAAAGGACACCAGAAGGAGGACCTCATCAGCGGTGACGAGGGTGCGGCGGTGGCCGAGACGTACGACCGGGCGTGCGCCGAGGCGATCGAACGACAGCGAGAGGCGGATCTCGATCGAATCGTCGGGGGGCAACTCCGCTGGGACGATATGCTCGGCTATCCCCTCGCCGTCCACGACGCGGTCGAGACCGGCGGCATCGTCCGGTACTACGACAACAACAACTTCTATCGAGAGCTGGTCGTGGACGGCGAACTGACCTTCGACGGGACGCTCGCGGACGAACTCCGGGGCGTGACGTCGCGTACCGACGGGACGCCGGTCCAGGCGGTTCTGCCGGGACCGTACTCGCTGGCCGATCTCGCCGTCGACGAACACTACGGTGACGACCGGGCGTTCCTCGCCGGCGTCGCCGAGTTTCTCGCCGCGGAGGGCGAAGCGTTCCCGGACGTCGAGACGGTCTTCCTCTTGGAGCCGTCGCTGGCCGTGAACCCACCGACGGGCGAGGAAACGCCCGTCGAGACCGACGACGTGACCGACGCCCTCTCTACGGTCGCCGAGGCGTTCGAGGCGGAAGTCGTCGTCCACACCTACTGGGGCGCGCTGTCGGCAGACGTGTACACCGCGGCGTTGGACGCCGCCGTCGATGGCCTGGGCTATGATCTCGTCAACGCCGGTGAGGAGGCCCTGGCGACCGCCTCGGAACACGGGACGCCGGATACGGTCGCCCTGGGCGTCGTCGACGGACAGAACACCCGGGTGGAATCGCTGCAGGAGATCGACGACCGCGTCTCGCGGTTCGAAGACGTCGCGAGCCCCGAGAGGACCTACCTCACGCCGAACACGGAGCTGTTTTACCTCCCGGTCACGAGCGCCGATGCGAAACTCGACGTACTCGGTCGAGCGGCGAACGTCTCGGAGGTGGAGCTATGA
- a CDS encoding ABC transporter substrate-binding protein has translation MVDMPPRVSRRSYLKRGTAGVVAVSGLSGCTLGGGGGSGTETLTIAAAIPETGSYSSLGGDLKRGYELGVERMREELDRDVEYILRDDESDAQTLREQLQSVVSNNDVNVVWGSFSSLLVTAGSAFSENEGLPFLGVTFAYEAPHRNDNYEWTFAPFPKSRDIVASTVGMLDLIPEAERPTDVGIWEPNSGWGEEMADYWEEYLTDEGYEVVLREIFEIGSTDFSTLISQSESADVEALLSCPTPPGGITAVNQIESSAWTPDVLKFVRAADPTQWWSALGETGAYAMMSPGPLPPGHGGQELRETYRNRYEIEGEFMPIVVGSAYNLAQVTTQAVSAAGSVTPADVRDSLRTATFDTVLGDFGFEENGIPKAGQITTTTGQWWDGNQMVVYPRGDSGRAMELKHPVDW, from the coding sequence ATGGTTGACATGCCACCTCGGGTCAGTAGACGATCGTATCTCAAGAGAGGCACCGCCGGCGTCGTCGCCGTCTCGGGACTCAGCGGCTGTACGCTCGGCGGCGGTGGCGGATCCGGGACCGAGACGCTCACGATCGCTGCGGCGATCCCCGAGACCGGATCGTACTCGTCGCTCGGCGGCGATCTCAAGCGCGGGTACGAACTCGGGGTCGAACGGATGCGCGAGGAACTCGACCGTGACGTCGAGTACATCCTCCGCGACGACGAGAGCGACGCTCAGACGCTGCGTGAGCAGCTGCAGTCGGTCGTCAGCAACAACGACGTGAACGTGGTCTGGGGGAGCTTCTCCAGCCTGCTCGTCACGGCGGGCAGCGCCTTCTCGGAGAACGAAGGGCTCCCCTTCCTCGGGGTGACGTTCGCCTACGAGGCCCCGCATCGGAACGACAACTACGAGTGGACCTTCGCGCCGTTCCCGAAGTCCCGGGACATCGTCGCCTCCACCGTCGGGATGCTCGATCTCATCCCCGAGGCCGAGCGACCGACAGACGTCGGCATCTGGGAACCCAACTCCGGCTGGGGCGAGGAGATGGCCGACTACTGGGAAGAGTACCTGACCGACGAGGGGTACGAGGTCGTCCTGCGCGAGATCTTCGAGATCGGATCCACCGACTTCTCGACGCTCATCTCACAGTCCGAAAGCGCGGACGTCGAGGCGCTGCTCTCGTGTCCGACTCCGCCGGGTGGCATCACCGCGGTAAACCAGATCGAGTCGAGTGCCTGGACGCCCGACGTGCTGAAGTTCGTCCGCGCCGCCGATCCCACCCAGTGGTGGTCCGCGCTCGGCGAAACCGGCGCGTACGCGATGATGTCTCCGGGGCCGCTCCCGCCGGGGCACGGCGGTCAGGAGCTTCGAGAGACGTATCGAAACCGCTACGAGATCGAGGGAGAGTTCATGCCCATCGTCGTCGGGTCGGCGTACAACCTCGCCCAGGTGACCACACAGGCCGTCAGCGCCGCCGGCTCTGTCACGCCCGCGGACGTCCGCGACTCCCTCCGGACGGCAACGTTCGATACGGTCCTCGGCGACTTCGGGTTCGAGGAGAACGGAATTCCGAAGGCGGGCCAGATCACCACGACCACCGGTCAGTGGTGGGACGGAAATCAAATGGTGGTCTATCCCCGAGGGGACTCGGGTCGGGCGATGGAACTCAAGCATCCCGTCGACTGGTAG
- a CDS encoding Rieske (2Fe-2S) protein, whose amino-acid sequence MSAETTQIDGNEYTKVAETDEIENGRGIAVEVDGIEVAVFNADGEFYAISNRCSHQHAPLCKAGEKKINADHTWTESRGGVNAEECTVSCPWHLWEWDLETGENEASGQRIATFDVAVEDDNVYVRV is encoded by the coding sequence ATGAGCGCTGAGACCACACAGATCGACGGAAACGAGTACACGAAAGTCGCCGAGACCGACGAGATCGAGAACGGTCGGGGGATCGCCGTCGAAGTCGACGGGATCGAGGTGGCGGTGTTCAACGCCGACGGCGAGTTCTACGCGATCAGCAACCGCTGCTCGCACCAGCACGCGCCGCTGTGTAAGGCCGGCGAGAAGAAGATCAACGCCGACCACACCTGGACGGAGTCACGCGGCGGCGTCAACGCCGAGGAGTGTACGGTCTCCTGTCCGTGGCACCTCTGGGAGTGGGACCTCGAAACCGGCGAGAACGAGGCCTCCGGGCAGCGCATCGCCACGTTCGACGTCGCCGTCGAAGACGACAACGTCTACGTCCGGGTGTAA
- a CDS encoding amidohydrolase family protein has protein sequence MGSSIQRLDPDTEVPEEAFDVDVVDMDFHVNPLEEDLRPYVEDDRALDRLSTEFGMWPIPDKWDAAYAIAEGNEGLFTQGRAEVAEDVREACEKFAIDTPIVNCALNMLPHQHHPVLKNAVLEAGNSYMLDNFVDEGVPTALSIAKWDVDAALEELDRWGDESDVAAVYSWFDPREPWGIEEFDPVFEKLEDLGLPLILHGSLAFWPQHSYIGDEMLTWTEVLGFDWPIHGMVNTVNMIMRGVFDRYPDLNVVFQEAGHWWLPFVRYRMDEFYEMHPEDVKITPRKFEDGEQYLEKAPSEYLRENIYVCTQPMALPRRAGEAKSLLNLSMAEDTFMYSSDWPHQTLDPPTWFFTSRAFRDDEDLRDAVLHRNARDILRL, from the coding sequence ATGGGATCGTCGATACAGCGATTAGACCCGGATACGGAGGTACCCGAAGAGGCGTTCGACGTCGACGTCGTCGACATGGACTTCCACGTCAACCCGCTGGAGGAGGACCTGCGGCCGTACGTGGAGGACGACCGAGCACTGGACCGGCTCTCGACGGAGTTCGGGATGTGGCCCATCCCGGACAAGTGGGACGCCGCGTACGCCATCGCCGAGGGCAACGAGGGGCTGTTCACGCAGGGTCGCGCCGAGGTCGCAGAAGACGTCCGCGAGGCCTGTGAGAAGTTCGCTATCGACACGCCGATCGTCAACTGCGCGCTCAATATGCTCCCGCACCAGCACCACCCGGTGCTGAAGAACGCCGTCCTCGAGGCCGGCAACTCCTATATGCTCGATAACTTCGTCGACGAGGGAGTCCCCACGGCGCTGTCGATCGCGAAGTGGGACGTCGACGCCGCACTCGAGGAACTGGACCGGTGGGGCGACGAGAGCGACGTCGCCGCCGTGTACAGTTGGTTCGATCCGCGGGAGCCGTGGGGAATCGAGGAGTTCGATCCCGTCTTCGAGAAGCTCGAGGACCTGGGCCTCCCGCTGATCCTGCACGGCTCGCTCGCCTTCTGGCCGCAGCACTCCTACATCGGCGACGAGATGCTCACGTGGACGGAAGTGCTGGGCTTCGACTGGCCCATCCACGGGATGGTGAACACGGTCAATATGATTATGCGCGGGGTGTTCGATCGGTACCCCGACCTCAACGTCGTCTTTCAGGAGGCCGGCCACTGGTGGCTGCCCTTCGTGCGCTATCGGATGGACGAGTTCTACGAGATGCACCCCGAGGACGTCAAGATCACGCCCCGGAAGTTCGAGGACGGCGAACAGTACCTCGAAAAGGCGCCGAGCGAATACCTCCGAGAGAACATCTACGTCTGCACGCAACCGATGGCGCTGCCCCGCCGCGCCGGCGAGGCGAAGAGCCTCCTGAACCTGAGTATGGCCGAGGACACGTTTATGTACTCCTCGGACTGGCCGCATCAGACGCTGGACCCGCCGACGTGGTTCTTCACCAGCCGCGCCTTCCGCGACGACGAGGACCTTCGAGACGCCGTCCTCCACCGGAACGCCCGCGACATCCTCAGACTGTGA
- a CDS encoding IclR family transcriptional regulator encodes MNDSEPPNRTIKSAVRTFDILETLRDLESATFTELSERLDVSDSTLYDYLQTLVHLGYVVNDDGTYRLALQFFDFGIRARDQFQVHEKAREPLETVAQESGAAVWLMVEEAGKAVYLAREMGEQSIETHERLGKHEYMHCLASGKAMLAFSTDEHVDDVVERHGLPERTHESITTRAELEAELETIRERGYAMNEHEAAEGVSAVAAPIVADGDVFGAIAIAEPVARMRNDAHRERMIELVTTATNETELRLAYQ; translated from the coding sequence ATGAACGACTCAGAGCCCCCGAATCGGACGATAAAATCCGCGGTTCGTACGTTCGATATACTCGAAACACTTCGCGACCTGGAGAGTGCGACCTTCACCGAACTGTCCGAACGGCTCGACGTCTCCGACAGCACGCTGTACGATTATCTCCAGACGCTCGTGCATCTGGGATACGTCGTGAACGACGACGGCACCTACCGACTCGCGCTCCAGTTCTTTGATTTCGGAATCCGTGCCAGAGACCAGTTTCAGGTTCACGAAAAGGCCCGGGAGCCGCTCGAGACGGTGGCCCAAGAGAGCGGTGCCGCGGTCTGGCTGATGGTCGAGGAGGCGGGGAAGGCGGTGTATCTCGCCAGAGAGATGGGCGAGCAGTCGATCGAAACGCACGAACGACTCGGCAAACACGAGTACATGCACTGTCTCGCCTCGGGCAAAGCGATGCTGGCGTTCTCGACCGACGAGCACGTCGACGACGTGGTGGAGCGACACGGACTGCCGGAGCGGACCCACGAGTCGATCACGACCCGGGCGGAACTCGAAGCCGAACTGGAGACGATCCGAGAACGGGGCTACGCGATGAACGAACACGAGGCGGCCGAGGGCGTCTCGGCGGTCGCTGCACCGATCGTCGCGGACGGAGACGTCTTCGGCGCGATCGCGATCGCCGAACCGGTCGCTCGGATGCGCAACGACGCGCACCGGGAGCGGATGATCGAACTGGTCACGACCGCGACGAACGAGACCGAACTCAGACTGGCGTACCAGTAG
- the lpdA gene encoding dihydrolipoyl dehydrogenase: protein MSEFDTEVLVVGGGPAGYVAAIRAAQYDLDVTLVEENTLGGTCLNRGCIPSKALISAANVAHDARNWSQMGITADVDVDFGRMVEWKDDVVENMNRSVEKLCKANRVSLLEGRAAFEDEHSVQIDGPNGESERLTFEHAVLATGSRPIELPGFEFDRPGVLDAKEALALEERPDSLVVVGAGYIGMELSMLFAKLGVDVTVVEALDTMMPAFPSDLVAPVSSAASELGIETNYGELASACQSTEGGVTVATEDVDSEERREYDADKVLVAVGRSPVTDTVALDRIGLEPDGDGFVPTDEHGRTDLDHVFAVGDVAGEPMLAHAGSAEGEIAAAAIAGRGPSAEDRAIPAVAFTSPEIATVGLSREEAEATDHDVSVGEFPMRASGRALTTGHTDGFVRLVSGDDGVVLGGQIVGPEASELISEVTLAVEEGLTTAELAESIHPHPTLSEAISEAAANEHDLAIHTLNR from the coding sequence ATGAGTGAATTCGACACCGAGGTACTCGTCGTCGGCGGGGGGCCGGCGGGGTACGTCGCCGCGATCCGGGCGGCGCAGTACGACCTCGACGTGACGCTCGTCGAGGAGAACACCCTGGGCGGGACCTGTCTCAACCGCGGTTGCATCCCCTCGAAGGCGCTGATCTCGGCGGCCAACGTCGCCCACGACGCTCGAAACTGGTCACAGATGGGGATCACGGCCGACGTCGACGTCGACTTCGGGCGGATGGTCGAGTGGAAGGACGACGTCGTCGAGAATATGAACCGGAGCGTCGAGAAGCTCTGCAAGGCCAACCGCGTCTCGCTCCTGGAGGGGCGTGCGGCGTTCGAGGACGAACACTCCGTCCAGATCGACGGGCCGAACGGCGAGTCCGAACGCCTCACCTTCGAACACGCTGTGTTGGCGACGGGCAGCCGTCCGATCGAGCTGCCGGGATTCGAGTTCGACCGGCCCGGGGTGCTCGACGCCAAGGAGGCGCTGGCGCTCGAGGAACGCCCGGACAGCCTCGTGGTCGTCGGTGCGGGCTACATCGGGATGGAGCTCTCGATGCTGTTCGCGAAACTCGGCGTCGACGTGACCGTCGTGGAGGCGCTCGATACGATGATGCCCGCGTTCCCGTCGGACCTGGTCGCCCCGGTTTCGTCGGCGGCCTCGGAGCTGGGGATCGAGACGAACTACGGCGAACTCGCCTCGGCGTGTCAGTCCACCGAGGGAGGCGTCACGGTCGCGACCGAAGACGTCGACAGCGAGGAGCGCCGAGAGTACGACGCGGACAAGGTACTCGTCGCCGTGGGTCGGAGTCCCGTGACCGACACGGTGGCTCTCGACCGGATCGGGCTCGAACCGGACGGGGACGGATTCGTCCCGACAGACGAGCACGGACGCACGGACCTCGATCACGTGTTCGCCGTCGGCGACGTGGCGGGCGAGCCGATGCTCGCGCACGCCGGGTCGGCCGAGGGCGAGATCGCCGCCGCCGCGATAGCCGGGCGGGGTCCTTCGGCCGAGGACCGCGCGATCCCCGCCGTCGCGTTCACGTCTCCGGAGATCGCGACGGTCGGACTGTCCCGCGAGGAGGCCGAGGCGACCGACCACGACGTCTCGGTCGGGGAGTTCCCGATGCGCGCCAGCGGACGCGCGCTCACGACGGGACACACTGACGGGTTCGTCCGTCTCGTGAGCGGCGACGACGGCGTCGTGCTCGGCGGGCAGATCGTCGGGCCGGAGGCCTCGGAGCTGATCTCGGAGGTCACGCTCGCCGTCGAGGAGGGGCTGACGACGGCCGAACTCGCCGAATCGATCCACCCCCACCCGACGCTTTCGGAGGCGATCTCCGAGGCCGCGGCCAACGAACACGACCTGGCGATCCACACGCTCAACCGCTGA
- the gcvPB gene encoding aminomethyl-transferring glycine dehydrogenase subunit GcvPB, with amino-acid sequence MNYRQATWERETESGEAVNEPLLSEKRTETVTHDDVDLPDELVRDELTLPEPAEPEVASHYTRLSQMTYSVEHGPYPLGSCTMKYNPKFIEDVAALEEGAIHPDRPDEDAQGTLAVLHGLQEYLAEIGGMATATLQPPAGAAGEFTGLLVARAYHRSNGEDDERREVIVPASAHGTNFASAAMCGYDVVELPSDEDGRVPVDALEEAVGDSTAALMLTNPNTLGLFERDIEEIAEIVHDAGGLLYYDGANLNALLGRARPGDMGFDIMHYNVHKTFASPHGGGGPGAGPIGVVEELTDFLPDPHVRETDDGSFEFYEPAESIGKVHGFHGNWLVLLKTYAYISRLGDGGLKDTSAMAVLNANYLAERIDLDIPYGPFHHEFVASAGDVDAAEFAKGMLDEGVHPPTTKWPEIVDEALMTEPTEALSKEQLDVLAAAFTAASEKTKEELAEAPTTTAAARIDQTTAARNPRLSWQDVGGDDE; translated from the coding sequence ATGAACTACCGACAGGCCACCTGGGAACGGGAGACCGAAAGCGGCGAGGCGGTCAACGAACCGCTCCTGTCCGAAAAGCGGACGGAGACCGTCACCCACGACGACGTCGACCTTCCCGACGAACTGGTTCGCGACGAACTGACGCTCCCCGAACCGGCCGAACCCGAGGTCGCGAGCCACTACACGCGGCTCTCGCAGATGACCTACTCGGTCGAACACGGGCCCTACCCGCTCGGGAGCTGTACGATGAAGTACAACCCGAAGTTCATCGAGGACGTCGCGGCGCTGGAGGAGGGTGCGATCCACCCCGACCGTCCCGACGAGGACGCCCAGGGGACCCTCGCGGTGCTCCACGGGCTTCAGGAGTATCTGGCCGAAATCGGGGGGATGGCGACCGCGACCCTGCAACCGCCCGCCGGCGCGGCCGGGGAGTTCACCGGCCTGCTCGTGGCGCGGGCGTATCACCGCTCGAACGGCGAGGACGACGAGCGCCGGGAGGTGATCGTGCCCGCGTCCGCACACGGAACGAACTTCGCGAGCGCCGCGATGTGCGGGTACGACGTCGTCGAACTCCCGAGCGACGAGGACGGGCGGGTGCCCGTCGACGCGCTCGAAGAGGCCGTGGGCGATTCGACGGCGGCGCTGATGCTGACGAACCCGAACACGCTCGGACTCTTCGAGCGCGACATCGAGGAGATCGCCGAGATCGTCCACGACGCGGGCGGCTTGCTGTACTACGACGGCGCGAACCTCAACGCGCTGCTCGGACGGGCCCGCCCGGGCGACATGGGCTTCGACATTATGCACTACAACGTGCACAAGACGTTCGCGTCGCCGCACGGCGGCGGCGGTCCAGGCGCGGGTCCGATCGGCGTCGTCGAGGAACTCACCGACTTCCTCCCCGACCCGCACGTCCGCGAGACCGACGACGGCTCCTTCGAGTTCTACGAGCCCGCAGAGAGCATCGGGAAAGTCCACGGCTTCCACGGCAACTGGCTGGTGCTCCTGAAGACCTACGCGTACATCTCCCGCCTCGGCGACGGCGGGCTGAAGGACACCTCGGCGATGGCCGTTCTGAACGCGAACTACCTCGCCGAGCGGATCGATCTCGACATCCCCTACGGCCCGTTCCACCACGAGTTCGTCGCCAGCGCCGGCGACGTCGACGCGGCGGAGTTCGCGAAGGGGATGCTCGACGAGGGGGTCCACCCGCCGACGACCAAGTGGCCCGAGATCGTCGACGAGGCGCTGATGACAGAACCCACGGAGGCCCTGAGCAAGGAACAACTCGACGTGTTGGCGGCGGCTTTCACGGCGGCGAGTGAGAAGACGAAAGAAGAGCTCGCCGAGGCTCCCACGACGACCGCCGCGGCGCGAATCGACCAGACGACCGCCGCGCGGAACCCGCGGCTCTCCTGGCAGGACGTGGGGGGAGACGATGAGTGA
- the gcvPA gene encoding aminomethyl-transferring glycine dehydrogenase subunit GcvPA, whose amino-acid sequence MQRIQHDGTGGSHEADESSPFAPQTPQEVESMLSAIGADSVEELFDVPEAVAFDGEFDIEAKSEFEVVTEIEDLLGRNADRTEFLGRGHYDHYVPSVVDYLSLRSEFLTSYTQYQPETSQGFLQALFEFQSMIVELTGLDVANCSMYDAATALGEAAALAARVRDTSGSRVLVPETIRSERRSVLENYADGAELTVETYPLVDGNTDFDALSDRIGEDVVMVYAESPTARGTIEERLSDVATLADEHEAAFCLGSDPVALALLEEPAAVGADIVIGDASVLGLSASHGMGLGLFAVKEGYLRQVPGRLVGTSETADGRRAYTLTLQTREQHIRKERATSNICTNQAWVALRTAIHVASLGATGLSSLAEECVTRAAETAARLDEIDGVSAPADDRHHFREFVARTERPAAEVASELADRGFLVHEVGEYEIQVCVTETNSGEVDDLVAAVEEVLA is encoded by the coding sequence ATGCAACGAATACAGCACGACGGAACGGGCGGGTCGCACGAGGCGGACGAATCGAGCCCCTTCGCCCCACAGACCCCGCAGGAGGTGGAATCGATGCTCTCGGCGATCGGCGCCGACAGCGTGGAAGAACTGTTCGACGTCCCGGAGGCGGTGGCGTTCGACGGCGAGTTCGACATCGAGGCGAAGTCGGAGTTCGAGGTCGTGACCGAGATCGAGGACCTGCTCGGGCGGAACGCCGACCGGACCGAGTTCCTCGGCCGCGGCCACTACGACCACTACGTGCCCTCCGTCGTCGACTACCTCTCGCTGCGCTCGGAGTTTCTGACCTCCTACACGCAGTATCAGCCCGAAACGTCGCAGGGATTCCTCCAGGCGCTCTTCGAGTTCCAGTCGATGATCGTCGAACTGACCGGACTCGACGTCGCCAACTGTTCGATGTACGACGCCGCGACCGCGCTCGGCGAGGCGGCCGCGCTCGCGGCGCGCGTCCGAGACACCAGCGGGTCGCGCGTGCTCGTCCCCGAGACGATCCGCTCGGAACGGCGTAGCGTGTTAGAAAACTACGCCGACGGGGCGGAGCTGACGGTGGAGACGTATCCGCTCGTCGACGGGAACACCGACTTCGACGCGCTCTCGGACCGCATCGGCGAGGACGTCGTGATGGTCTACGCCGAGTCCCCGACGGCCCGGGGGACGATCGAGGAGCGGTTGTCGGACGTGGCGACCCTGGCTGACGAACACGAGGCGGCGTTCTGTCTCGGGTCCGACCCGGTCGCGCTGGCACTCTTGGAGGAGCCGGCCGCGGTGGGCGCGGACATCGTCATCGGCGACGCGAGCGTCCTCGGGCTCTCGGCCAGCCACGGGATGGGACTCGGGCTGTTCGCCGTCAAGGAGGGATACCTCCGACAGGTCCCCGGACGGCTCGTGGGGACCAGCGAGACGGCCGACGGACGCCGCGCGTACACGCTGACGCTGCAGACCCGAGAGCAGCACATCCGCAAGGAGCGGGCCACCTCGAACATCTGCACGAACCAGGCGTGGGTGGCGCTTCGAACCGCGATTCACGTCGCCTCGCTGGGTGCGACGGGGCTTTCGAGCCTCGCCGAGGAGTGCGTGACGCGGGCCGCAGAGACCGCGGCGCGCCTCGACGAGATCGACGGCGTCTCCGCACCGGCCGACGACCGCCATCACTTCCGCGAGTTCGTCGCGCGCACGGAGCGCCCCGCCGCGGAGGTGGCCTCCGAACTGGCGGATCGAGGCTTCCTCGTCCACGAGGTCGGGGAGTACGAGATTCAGGTGTGCGTGACCGAAACCAACAGCGGCGAGGTGGACGATCTCGTCGCGGCCGTCGAGGAGGTGCTCGCATGA